The following is a genomic window from Vibrio cyclitrophicus.
CAAGCTTTAGCCAAAACGGTTTGACCGTAGGCAAGACCACTAAGAGCTGCAGTATCAAAAGTTGCAAATGGATGGAAAGGGACGCGTTTAAGCTTACAACGCTCACTTGCTGCATTTACGAAGTTTAAATCGAATGTAGCATTGTGAGCGACCATGATTGCGCGACTGCAATCTGAAGCTTTTTGTTCTTTTCTCACTAGCTTGTAGATTTCTTTAAGGGCTTCTTGCTCCGACACAGCACCACGTAATGGGCTAAATGGGTCTTTAATTCCGTTAAAGTCTAATGCTGCCTGCTCTATATTTGCGCCTTCAAAAGGCTCAATGTGAAAATGAAGCGTTGATGCAGGTTGCAGATCTCCGTTCTCATCCATTCTTAATGTAATGGCACAGATCTCTAATAATGCATCTGTTTCTGCGTTAAACCCTGCGGTTTCCACGTCGATGACCACGGGAAAATAGCCACGAAAGCGGTTTTTTAGGGTCAGAGCTTCGTTTTCTACAGTCATGTTAGCCCAAATAAGTGTGATTAAGGCTACATTATTGCAGATAATAGCAGTGATAAAAACTAGGGAACGGCAATAATTAATAAATTAGCCACTCTATTGCGGCTTGATATTTGCATATTTAAACTCGATAGAAATATGCGGCAATTGGCTGCATTGTTAAACGAATTGCTTAAGAGATACTCCACTTTATGAAGAAACAACTCATAACAGGTTCAATGTTATTTTCGCTACTTATGTCGTCATCGGTATTGGCACAAGAAAAGCGTTACGGAGCATCTCCTCAACAGTCGGAATGGGAGATGGTGGCCAATACACCACTCGAATGTCGTTTAGTTCATCCGATTCCCAATTTCGGTGATGCTGAGTTTTCATCTCGTGCAAGCAAAAAAATTATTTTGGACTTTGAACTTAAAATGCGTCGTCCAATGGGAGCAACACGTAATGTTAGCTTGATTTCTATGCCGCCACCTTGGCGTCCGGGCGAGAGTGCTGATCGCATGACAACCATCAAGTTCTTCCAACAATTTGACGGCTATGTAGGTGGTCAAACAGCTTGGGGGATATTGAGCGAGTTGGAGAAAGGTCGCTACCCGACATTCAGTTATCAAGAATGGCAGAGCCGAGATCAGCGGATTGAGGTATCTTTATCGTCAGTGCTATTTCAAGAAAAGTACAATGTGTTTAGTGACTGTATTGCCAATTTGTTGCCTTATAGCTTTGAAGATATCTCTTTTACCATTTTGCACTACGATCGTAACAGCGACCAGTTGAACAAATCGTCACGTAACAGGCTAAGCCAGATTGCTGATTACGTTCGCTACAACCAAGATATTGATCTTGTGCTAGTGGCCACGTATACCGATTCTGCTGACAGTAAAGGCATCAGCCAAAACCTTTCAGAACGAAGAGCCGAATCACTAAGAGAGTACTTTAAGTCACTCGGTTTGCCAGAAGACCGTATTCAAGTTCAAGGTTATGGTAAGCGTCGCCCGATTGCTGACAACAACTCGCCAATTGGTAAAGATAAAAACCGACGCGTTGTGATCTCTTTAGGCCGTACACAGGTTTAAACTGAATAGCTTGTCTAGATAAAGATAAAGATAAAGATAAAGATAAAGATAAAAATGCCTATCTACGTGATGGGCATTTTTTGTTTGGATAACATGTCGATTTGGCTCTAATTATTCGAGGCAACCATTAATTCAAGCGGAACCGAGCAATCATTTCACAGTTGGTCGCAGTATCGATTTTTTCAACCATAGAGGCTATTTTAGGATTTGGATGGCGTTTCATGAAATCGATAAGGGCTTTTTTACAACAACCAATAGAATCTATAAAGCTAGAGCATTGCGTATTAGGGCACTGAGGAATCAGTGTCAGGACCTTTTCAGAGGCAAGCTGAAGGTACTTAAGTTCATATTCTTTATCGCCCGCCCATCGCCAAAACTGAGCAAGGTTGTGGCAAGAGATGACCGAAATCAGTAAGCGTTCATCGGCCTGAATATCAGTACGCTCAGTAATTTCTTCGCTTAAATTCAACGCCTGCTGATAGTGAAGAATGCTTCGTACAGGATCGTCGAGTTGCAATGCAGTATCGGCAAGTAACGTGTGTTTTTCCCATTCGCTAATCATTGTATAACCTCACTAATCAAGATGGGCTTAATTTAAATGATAATCATTATCATGTAAAGTTTCATCGATGAGATTGTGAATAATAGTGGGTAAAGAATATTGATTATGAATGAATTGATAAAAAAGAAGCGAGCATAGTGCTCGCTTCTCTTGTGCATTAATTTAGCTCTTGCTTTCAAAGCCTAGTATCGCAATGGTTAGTGACTAACCTTCGAGGCCTGCACTTGCTTGTTTGTTCTGAATAAGCTCAATCATGTAGCCGTCAGGGTCTTTTACGAATGCAATGTGAGTAGAACCGCCTTTTACAGGGCCGGCTTCACGAGTCACGTTACCGCCAGCGGCTTTAATCGCGTCACACGTAGTGTAGATATCATCAACACCGATCGCTACGTGACCGAAAGCTGAGCCTAGGTCGTATTCAGTTGTGCCCCAATTGTAAGTTAACTCAATAACAGCACCTTGAGATTCGTCACCAAAGCCAACAAAAGCCAGTGTGTATTCGTACTCTTTATTTTCGTTCTTACGTAATAGTTGCATGCCCATTACGTTGGTGTAGAACTCGATAGATTTATCTAGATCACCAACTCGTAGCATGGTGTGTAAAATACGACCGTTTGACATGATTTGCTCCTAGCGTTAACTATGTTTACGTTTTTTGTAATTCTGTTTTATGCCGCCAGAAAAGTGCGGCACGGTTTAGCTTCTTAGCTTCTTAGCTTCTTAGCTTCTTAGCTTCTTAGCTTCTTAGCTTCTTAGCTTTGGGCTAACAGCTTATGAGCTTAGACGTCTGTTTTTTCCTTGAACTCACACAAATCCTCAATGATACAGCTGCCACAACGTGGTTTACGCGCGACACAGGTATAACGTCCATGAAGAATGAGCCAATGGTGGACATCCAGTTTGAATTCTTTGGGAATGACTTTGAGCAGCTTAGCTTCAACATCGTCGACCGTTTTGCCCATCGCTAATTTAGTGCGGTTTGATACGCGGTAGATGTGGGTATCAACGGCAATGGTTGGCCAACCGAAAGCAGTATTCAATACCACGTTGGCTGTTTTACGGCCAACACCAGGAAGGGCTTCTAATGCAGCGCGATCTTCCGGTACTTCACCATTATGTAGGTCAAGCAGCATGCGACACGTTTTAATGGTGTTTTCTGCTTTCGAATTAAAGAGGCCGATTGTCTTGATGTACTCTTTTAAGCCATCGACACCTAGGTCGAAAATAGCTTGTGGAGTATTAGCCACTGGGTAAAGCTTATCAGTGGCTTTGTTGACGCTGACATCAGTTGCCTGCGCAGATAAGAGCACGGCGATCAGCAACTCGAAAGGGCTGTTCCAGTTAAGCTCGGTTTCTGGCTTTGGATTGTTTTCTCTTAAACGCTCAAGTATTTCTACTCGTTTTACATTGTTCATAGCGACATTACTTTCAAATAGTTAGGGCTTGAGCTCCGGAGTTGGTATTCAATAAACTCTAAATGCTCAGGCTTTATCATCGGTTACGCGCTCTTATGAGCGTCATTATTATGTGTACTTGGTCAATCTAATTATCTGCTGAGCGGTTGAGCTACTCAGCAGGGTTTAAGCTACTGTAACTTATTAAGCATTGGTAACGCGAGCGCGTTCAATGGCTGGTTTTTCTTGTTTTGGCTGCCTAGATTTTACTTGGTTGTCGATGATGTTTTTCAAAGCAATCAAGAAACCAACACCAATAAAGGCACCTGGTGGAAGCAGGGCTAGCAAGAAGCTGTTATCAAATTGGAATATCTGGATTCGTAACACTGAAGCCCAGTCGCCAAGAAGTAGGTCTGCACCATCAAAAAGGGTTCCGTTACCAATAACCTCACGCATCGCACCCAATACAACCAGTACCGATGTCATGCCAAGACCCATCCAAAAACCATCTTGAGCAGCAGGTAAAACTGCATTTTTTGAAGCAAAGGCTTCCGCTCGGCCAATGATGATACAGTTGGTTACAATCAGTGGTATGAAGATACCCAAAGATAGGTAAAGGCCATACGCGTAAGCATTCATCAGAAGTTGAACACAGGTTACCAGTGAAGCAATGATCATCACGAATACTGGGATTCGAACTTCTTTTGGTACATGGTGACGAACCAAAGATACACAGACGTTCGAACCGACTAATACAAGCAATGTAGCAATGCCTAACCCAAGCGCGTTGGTCACCGTTGACGACACAGCCAGTAATGGACACAGCCCAAGAAGTTGCACTAGGGCAGGGTTGTTGGCCCACATGCCATTTTTAATTAGTGTTTTATGGTCACTCATTATTCACCGCCACAATTTAGAGGTTGAGCAAGCAATGCTTGGTTGTTTTGGTTAACGTACTGAACCGCTTGTTTCACTGATTTTACGACGGCTCTCGGTGTAATGGTTGCGCCGGTAAATTGGTCAAAATCGCCACCATCTTTACGAACTTTCCAACGCTCAAGGTTAGAGTCAGTTACTTGTTTACCCGAAAATGAGAGTATCCAATCAGTCACTCGTAAATCAATTTTATCACCCAGACCTGGAGTTTCTTGGTGTGAAAGAACGCGAGTACCTAAAATAGTACCGTCAATTTTCATCCCAACAATTACTTTTATTGCACCATTGTAGCCATCAGGTGCGATGGCTTCGATCGCAATCGCGCTAGGCTCACCGTTGAGTGTAGCAATATAAGCCGGCATTGCTTGTTCTGTTCCAAGCTCCTCAGCTTCCACCAAAGTACAAGCTGAAAACAGCTCGTTGTCATGAAGATTGTGCGGGATCACTTGGTTAAGCACAGACAGTAACTGAGCCTGTTCTTGCTGTTTGATCTGATCTTTGGTCAGGTAGTGAGTAACGGCCACCAAACCTGTCGAAGCGCAGGCAAAAATCGCAAGTACAAGACCGTTTTTCTTTATTGCATTTAGCATGGTATCCGCTCCCTTAGTGGCCGTATGTACGAGGTTTGGTGTAGTAGTCAATCAGTGGAACACACATGTTGGCTAACAACACAGCAAACGCTACGCCATCAGGGAAGCCACCCCAGCTGCGGATGATAAATACTAGACCACCGATCAGCGCACCAAATACCAAACGACCTTTCACTGTCGTCGAGGCTGAAACTGGGTCGGTTGCAATGAAGAATGCGCCAAGCATAGTCGCGCCAGACAATAGGTGAATGGTTGGAGACGCGGTTTCACCTGGAATTAAGATTAAGAATACCAGGCTAAACAGCGCAAGGCTGCCGATGAAAGCTACCGGAATATGCCATTGAATCACACGTTGTTTGATCAACACTAGGCCACCAACAAGATAAGCAAGGTTTACCCATTCCCAACCCACGCCAGCTAACCAGCTGAATTGTGGTTGAGACAGAGCTTCAGAAGCTGTGTTACCCGCCGTTAATGCGGTTTTGAATGCATCGAGTGGCGTTGCCATCGTGGTGCCATCAATACCAAGACGCGCTTGTTGTAGAGATAAACCTTCATTATTGAAACCAGTAAAGATCATCAAGAAGGAGTCAACAAAACTCGTTGCCTCAGCGGTTAAGCTGGTCGGCGCATTCCAGCTGGTCATCTGAACTGGAAATGAGATCAGCAAAACAACGTAAGCCACCATCGCGGGATTAAATGGGTTTTGCCCAAGGCCGCCATAAAGGTGTTTTGCGATGATTATAGCGAAGAACATACCGATGACTAGAATCCACCACGGAGAGTGTGGGGGAATCGCGACGCTCAGCAGCCAAGCGGTAACAACCGCACTGTAATCACGCAATGCCATCACTGGCGGACGTTTTCTTAGCAACATTACAGCGGTTTCAAAGGTAACAGCAAGTGCAATAGCAAATACTAATTGGATGAGCGTACCCCATCCAAAGAAGTAGGTTTGAGCTAGTAGACCTGGCAACGCACAAATAGCGACCCATTTCATGAGATCAGGGGTGCTTCTACGATTGTGCGCGTGCGGTGAGCTGGCGATAAAGAAGGCCACTACTCTTTCTCCTCATTATTCTTTTTGTCTTGCTCTTGCTGCGCCTTTCTTGCTTTAGCACGAGCTATTGCGGCAGCAACTGCTGCTTTTTTAGGATCGATTGGTTCTGACTGAATATCAGCTTCCACTTCAATTTCAATTACAGGTTCAGTAGTCGTTGCTTCTGTTTCGATCTGCTTAGCTTGTTGTGCTTTCTTCGCTTTAGCACGAGCTATTGCGGCAGCAACTGCTGCTTTTTTAGGATCGACTGGTTCTGACTGAATATCAGCTTCCACTTCAATTTCAATTACAGGTTCAGTAGTCGTTGCTTCTGTTTCGATCTGCTTAGCTTGTTGTGCTTTCTTCGCTTTAGCGCGAGCTATTGCAGCGGCAACGGCAGCTTTTTTAGGATCGACAGATTCTTCTGGAGCCTCGGGCTCAGGAGTTTCAGTTGTCTCTTCCTGTTTAGCTTGTTGTGCTTTCTTCGCTTTAGCGCGAGCTATTGCAGCGGCAACGGCAGCTTTTTTAGGATCGACAGATTCTTCTGGAGCCTCGGGCTCAGGAGTTTCAGTTGTCTCTTCCTGTTTAGCTTGTTGTGCTTTCTTGGCTTTGGCGCGAGCTATTGCAGCAGCAACCGCATCTTTCTTAGCGTCACCTGATTTTTCAACCGGAGCTTCAGAAGCAGACTCTGTTTGTTGTGCTTTCTTGGCTTTAGCGCGAGCTATTGCAGCAGCAACCGCATCTTTCTTAGCGTCACCTGATTTTTCAACCGGAGCTTCAGAAGCAGACTCTGTTTGTTGTGCTTTCTTCGCTTTAGCACGAGCAATCGCTGCAGCGACGGCATCTTTCTTAGCGTCGACACTACTTTCAGTTGGAGCTTCAGAAGCAGGCTCTGTTTGTTGTGCTTTCTTCGCTTTAGCGCGAGCAATCGCTGCAGCGACGGCATCTTTCTTAGCATCGCCAGAGCTTTCTGTTGGATTATCCGTTGCAGCTTGCTGTGCTTTACGTTCTCGTGCTTGACGTTTACGCTCTTCACGTAGCTTAGACATTTCAGAGTTATCTGGTTCTGCGTCATTTGCTTTCTGGGCCGCAGCTTGTTTTGCTTTTGCTCTAGCAATAGCCGCTGCAACCGCAGGTTTTACAGCCGGTTCCGCATTAGGAGCTTGGTCTGCCGCGGTTTTTTGCGCTTTAACGCGAGCAATCGCAGCTGCAATCGCATCATCGCCATCCGTAGACTTCATGTCTTTACGACGGTTGTCAGCGGCTTTCTTGAAGCGGTTTTCACGCTCTGCTTTGTCACGCTCCATGCGAGCGTTTTTTTCTTCGAAACGAATCTTGGCGCGTTCTGCAGCTGTTGCTTCGTCTTTTCTTGTTTTGATTTCTGCTTTCGCTTGGCGATAGTACTGAACAAGAGGAATTTCACTTGGGCAGACAAAGGCACAAGCACCACATTCAATGCAGTCTTTAATATTTAGTTCTTCACACTTATCCAACTCGTTGGCTTTCGCATGCCATTGCAGTTGTTGAGGGAGCAATGACGCAGGACATGCTTCGGCACAAGCACTGCATCGAATACATTCCATTTCATAAGTGCTTGGCGAAATTTCACGGCGTG
Proteins encoded in this region:
- the rnt gene encoding ribonuclease T, producing the protein MTVENEALTLKNRFRGYFPVVIDVETAGFNAETDALLEICAITLRMDENGDLQPASTLHFHIEPFEGANIEQAALDFNGIKDPFSPLRGAVSEQEALKEIYKLVRKEQKASDCSRAIMVAHNATFDLNFVNAASERCKLKRVPFHPFATFDTAALSGLAYGQTVLAKACRTAGMEFDNKEAHSALYDTQKTTELFCGIVNKWKALGGWPLVDEQQK
- a CDS encoding DUF2753 domain-containing protein; amino-acid sequence: MISEWEKHTLLADTALQLDDPVRSILHYQQALNLSEEITERTDIQADERLLISVISCHNLAQFWRWAGDKEYELKYLQLASEKVLTLIPQCPNTQCSSFIDSIGCCKKALIDFMKRHPNPKIASMVEKIDTATNCEMIARFRLN
- the rsxG gene encoding electron transport complex subunit RsxG; translation: MLNAIKKNGLVLAIFACASTGLVAVTHYLTKDQIKQQEQAQLLSVLNQVIPHNLHDNELFSACTLVEAEELGTEQAMPAYIATLNGEPSAIAIEAIAPDGYNGAIKVIVGMKIDGTILGTRVLSHQETPGLGDKIDLRVTDWILSFSGKQVTDSNLERWKVRKDGGDFDQFTGATITPRAVVKSVKQAVQYVNQNNQALLAQPLNCGGE
- the nth gene encoding endonuclease III, translating into MNNVKRVEILERLRENNPKPETELNWNSPFELLIAVLLSAQATDVSVNKATDKLYPVANTPQAIFDLGVDGLKEYIKTIGLFNSKAENTIKTCRMLLDLHNGEVPEDRAALEALPGVGRKTANVVLNTAFGWPTIAVDTHIYRVSNRTKLAMGKTVDDVEAKLLKVIPKEFKLDVHHWLILHGRYTCVARKPRCGSCIIEDLCEFKEKTDV
- the gloA gene encoding lactoylglutathione lyase, translated to MSNGRILHTMLRVGDLDKSIEFYTNVMGMQLLRKNENKEYEYTLAFVGFGDESQGAVIELTYNWGTTEYDLGSAFGHVAIGVDDIYTTCDAIKAAGGNVTREAGPVKGGSTHIAFVKDPDGYMIELIQNKQASAGLEG
- a CDS encoding electron transport complex subunit E — encoded protein: MSDHKTLIKNGMWANNPALVQLLGLCPLLAVSSTVTNALGLGIATLLVLVGSNVCVSLVRHHVPKEVRIPVFVMIIASLVTCVQLLMNAYAYGLYLSLGIFIPLIVTNCIIIGRAEAFASKNAVLPAAQDGFWMGLGMTSVLVVLGAMREVIGNGTLFDGADLLLGDWASVLRIQIFQFDNSFLLALLPPGAFIGVGFLIALKNIIDNQVKSRQPKQEKPAIERARVTNA
- the rsxD gene encoding electron transport complex subunit RsxD: MAFFIASSPHAHNRRSTPDLMKWVAICALPGLLAQTYFFGWGTLIQLVFAIALAVTFETAVMLLRKRPPVMALRDYSAVVTAWLLSVAIPPHSPWWILVIGMFFAIIIAKHLYGGLGQNPFNPAMVAYVVLLISFPVQMTSWNAPTSLTAEATSFVDSFLMIFTGFNNEGLSLQQARLGIDGTTMATPLDAFKTALTAGNTASEALSQPQFSWLAGVGWEWVNLAYLVGGLVLIKQRVIQWHIPVAFIGSLALFSLVFLILIPGETASPTIHLLSGATMLGAFFIATDPVSASTTVKGRLVFGALIGGLVFIIRSWGGFPDGVAFAVLLANMCVPLIDYYTKPRTYGH
- the motY gene encoding flagellar protein MotY, whose amino-acid sequence is MKKQLITGSMLFSLLMSSSVLAQEKRYGASPQQSEWEMVANTPLECRLVHPIPNFGDAEFSSRASKKIILDFELKMRRPMGATRNVSLISMPPPWRPGESADRMTTIKFFQQFDGYVGGQTAWGILSELEKGRYPTFSYQEWQSRDQRIEVSLSSVLFQEKYNVFSDCIANLLPYSFEDISFTILHYDRNSDQLNKSSRNRLSQIADYVRYNQDIDLVLVATYTDSADSKGISQNLSERRAESLREYFKSLGLPEDRIQVQGYGKRRPIADNNSPIGKDKNRRVVISLGRTQV
- the rsxC gene encoding electron transport complex subunit RsxC produces the protein MISLIEQIRTGSIWDFPGGVHPAENKKQSNTTDITHARLPEEIVLPVKQHIGKPGNLLVAVGDTVLKGQQLTALDTGFTLPVHAPTSGVITAIEPRTTAHPSGLSEMCVVIKPDGLDTWIEKNPVEDFSKKTSDELLDVIRQAGISGMGGAGFPTAKKLQSGLGRTDILIVNAAECEPYITSDDKLLQEHANEVLKGIEVVEHILRPKLTVIGIEDNKPDAIKALEVAAKNKDIVIRVIPTKYPSGGEKQLIKILTNKEVPAGGIPADIGVLVQNVGSLYSIKRAVVDGEPVINRVVTLTGKTFKQPRNVWALLGTPVHELLEEFGYKADKKLPRLILGGPMMGFTLPHANVPITKTSNCILAPTRREISPSTYEMECIRCSACAEACPASLLPQQLQWHAKANELDKCEELNIKDCIECGACAFVCPSEIPLVQYYRQAKAEIKTRKDEATAAERAKIRFEEKNARMERDKAERENRFKKAADNRRKDMKSTDGDDAIAAAIARVKAQKTAADQAPNAEPAVKPAVAAAIARAKAKQAAAQKANDAEPDNSEMSKLREERKRQARERKAQQAATDNPTESSGDAKKDAVAAAIARAKAKKAQQTEPASEAPTESSVDAKKDAVAAAIARAKAKKAQQTESASEAPVEKSGDAKKDAVAAAIARAKAKKAQQTESASEAPVEKSGDAKKDAVAAAIARAKAKKAQQAKQEETTETPEPEAPEESVDPKKAAVAAAIARAKAKKAQQAKQEETTETPEPEAPEESVDPKKAAVAAAIARAKAKKAQQAKQIETEATTTEPVIEIEVEADIQSEPVDPKKAAVAAAIARAKAKKAQQAKQIETEATTTEPVIEIEVEADIQSEPIDPKKAAVAAAIARAKARKAQQEQDKKNNEEKE